The Candidatus Anaeroferrophillus wilburensis genomic interval GTGAAAGGTGAAAGGTGAAAGGTGAAAGGTGAAAGGTGAAAGGTGAAAGGTGAAAGGTGAAAGGTGAAAGGTGAAAGGTGAAAGAAAAATAGGCGCCGGGATTCTTGCTGTCAACAGTAAAAATCCCGCCGAGTTTGGCTGTACGGCAATGGATGGTGACGACCGATGAAGGTCGTTCCCCTGAGCCCTTTTGATCTCTCGTTGGCCGCCGTCTTGATCCTGGCACTGGCCATCCTTTCCTGGCCGCTGAAGCTGCAGCTCGGCAAGCAGCTGCTGGTGGGCGGCCTGCGGACCACGGTCCAGCTGCTGCTCATCGGCTTTATTCTCAAATGGTTGTTCGCCAGTGCCAATCCCGGTTGGCTGGCGTTGATGGCCATGGTAATGCTGCTGGCCGCCGGTCGGGAAGTGATGCGCCGCCAGCAGCGGCGACTGGCTGGCTGGTGGGGTTTTGGGGTCGGCACCATCTCCCTGTTCCTCTCCTCCTTTTCCATCGCCCTTTTTGCCCTGACCATGGTCATCAGCATCCACCCCTGGTATGAACCGCAATATGCCATTCCCCTGCTGGGCATGCTGCTTGGCAACACCATGAACGGCATCTCCCTCGGCCTTGACCGACTGATCCAGACGGTCTGGCAGCAGCGGCAGGTTATCGAAGCTCGCTTGCTGCTGGGAGAACCGTGGTCCCAGGCAGTGGGGGATGTTCGCCGCGACAGCATTCGTTCCGGCCTGACCCCGGTCATCAATGCCATGATGGCCGCCGGTCTGGTCAGCCTGCCGGGAATGATGACCGGCCAGATTCTGGCTGGCAGCCCGCCGGTGGAAGCAGTTAAATACCAGATTCTGATTATGTTTCTCATTAGCGCTGGCAGCGGCTTCGGTACTCTGGCTGCGGTCAGTCTTGCCGCCCGGCGGTTGTTTGACCATCGTCACCGCCTGCGCCTCGAGCGCCTGACCACCCGCTGAAAAAGAACTCTGCATCCCGGGGAATAGCCATGAAGGGAGCAATCAGTACCTATATCGATCCTGAACGGTGCAATGGCTGCGGCCGGTGCGTCACTGTCTGTCCATCCAGGGCGATTTCCCTGGTCAACGGCAAAGCAGCCATTACCGGCGAACGCTCCTTTGCCTGCGGCCATTGTGCTGCCGTCTGCCCCACCGACGCCATTCGGATAGCCGACCTTGACGACCAGGCAACCAGCTTTAGGACCTTTTCCCAAGATGACTGCTGGCTGCCGCCGGGATCAACATCAACCGCCGACCTGGTCCACCTGATGCGCTCCCGCCGCTCCATCCGTGCCTACCAGGAAAAAACCGTATCCCGGACCACACTGGAGGAACTGGTAAAAATCGGCGTCACCGCCCCCTCGGGCACCAACAGCCAGCGCTGGACCTTTACCATCATTCCTTCCCGCAGTGAAATGATCGCTTTCGGTCACCTGGTGGCCGATTTCTACCGGCGGCTGAACCAACTGGCCGCCAAAAGATGGCTGCGCAATCTGCTGAAGATTTTTGGCCGACGGGAACTGGCAGTCTACTACCAGGAATATTTTCAGACCATCAGGGAAGGCTTGGCGGAGTGGGATGACCATGGCATCGACCGCTTGTTTCACGGGGCGCCGGCGGCCATCCTGGTCGGTTCACGGCCTGGGGCCAGCTGCCCCCAGGATGATGCCCTGCTGGCAACTCAGAACATTCTCTTGGCCGCACATACCATGGGTCTGGGAACCTGCCTGATTGGTTTTGCTGTTGAGGCCATGAAAAGGGAGAAAAAAATCGGCACCGCCCTGGGAATCCCTGGTAAAGAGCCCATCTATTCAGTCATCGCTTTGGGCTATCCGGCCGTTGCCTTCCAACGGCCTGCCGGCCGCAAAAAGATTGTTTGCCGGTATTATGAAATTCCCTTGTCCAGCCAAGAATCTCTGGTCAGTGATCTCCGGATATGACGGTAAGCGGTTTTGGGCGCCTGGTGAATTGCCCGGATGGTAATTTACGGCGGGCAACCCGGAACCAGCCAGGGATGGCCGGCTGGCATGAGCGGAAGTGATACCCTGACATCACCTGCGACTATGATCAATTTCCGGCAGGCAGACCACGACTCCGAACTGAAATCACTTTTTTGCGCAGATAATCAAGACCAAAAATCAGCGGAATGCCGCACCAGGCAAACAGATACGTTGTATAGGGGACCGGTCCGGTTCCAAGGATCTTCCAGGCGGGAGGGAAATAGAGCACAACCCAGGAGAAAACCATCTGGACAATAATGCCGGCCAGGAGCAGCCGGTTGCGAACAAGACCTCTATCCAGACCACTGCGCATAGAGGAGCGGCGGCCCACCAGATTGCCGATCTGCATCAGGAGAATGGTGCTCAGGGCAATACCGGTTGCCGAGCGATACAGTTGCTGATCAGCAACCAGCTTCTCACCATACTGCCAGCCACCGGCCAGCAGGACATAAAAAAACAGCGCAATCGACCACAGCGCTTCCAACAAACCCAGGAAACCGTAACTGTGCAGGATAATGCCCGGGGTCAACAACCCTGCATGGCGTTGCCTGGGCGGCTTTTGCATCACTTCCGCTTGTGGCGGTTCCTGCCCAAGGGCGATGGAGGGGATAATATCGGTCCCCAAATCAATGGAGAGAATCTGAATAACGGTCAATGCCAGGGGCACGGGCAGGACTATATAGAGGAGGTAGGGGAGAATTTCCGGTCCGTTGCTGACCAGGACATAATTGGTAAATTTGCGGATATTATCGAAAATGGTCCGTCCTTCCTCAATGCCGGCAACGATGGAAGCAAAGTTATCATCCAGCAGGATGATATGAGCTGATTCCCGCGCCACATCGGTACCGCTCACTCCCATGGCAATCCCCACATCGGCAGCCTTAAGGGCCGGAGCATCATTGACCCCGTCGCCGGTCATGGCCACCACCCTGTCCATTTCCTGGTAGGCGGCAACGATTTTCATCTTCTGTTCCGGTATGGTACGGGCAAAGACGCGAACGCCGCCGGCTAGTGCTTCTAGCAGCTCCTGTTGAGACATCGTTCCCAGCTGTTCACCAGTCACCAACTGCTCAGCATTTTGCCTTACAGATACAATGCCGCACTTTCCGGCAACCGCCATCGCCGTATCCGGATGATCGCCGGTAATCATGACGACATCGATGCCGGCTCTCAGACAGGTGGCAACCGAAGCCGGCACTTCCGGACGGATGGGATCCTCAATGCCAAGAAAACCCGAAAAAATCAGCTCCGTCTCCAGCTCCTCCTGAGGTTTGCTGCTGCTGTCTTCACCTGCCAGATGGCGGTAGGCAACGGCAATGACCCGTAATCCGCCGGCAGCCAGCCGATGGACAACGGCATCCGCCTGCGCCAGTACTTTTTCATCTGCCTGGAGGGGTTTATTTCCATCTTTTGAATGGATCCCAATAAGCTGGGGACGGATAGCCTCCCAGGCACCCTTAACGGTAAATAGCTGCGTCTGGCCGGCGGTATAGATCCCGGCTGCTCGCCGCAGGCCAACATCAAAAGGGTACTGTTTGACAATCGTCGCAGAAAAGCCAGCGAAGTCACCGCCTGCTTCAGTGAATCTGTCGACCACGGCAACATCAAGGGGATCACCGGAAAAACCTTTATCCGTCTCATTAACAACCGCAGAGCTGCAGGCATGCTGGAGGATTTCCAGCATCTCCGTTGGACTGGCAACATCATCGCCCGTCAGGGGGGCGGCAATCCTGGTGATGGCCAGTTGATTCCTGGTCAGGGTGCCGGTCTTGTCGCTGCAGATGACATGGACGGCCCCCAAGGCTTCCACCGCATTGAGACTTTTGACCAACACATTTTTTTTGGCCATACGCAAACTCCCCATGGCCAATGAGAGGGTAAAAGTGGGCAACAGTCCTTCAGGAACATTGGCGACAATAATCCCCATCATGAAAACCAGGTTGACCCACAGCGGCCGGCCAGTGCCCATGCCATAGATAAAAAAGGAGCCGCCCATTATCACGGCAACCGCGGTGAGAATTCTCACCATATGCGTGGTCGCCCGTTCTAGTGGCGAGACACTGCGGCTGATCGCCTGGGAGAGATGGGCCAACTTGCCAAACTGCGACCGGATGCCGGTGGCATAGACCACCGCAACACCATTCCCTTTATGTATGGAGCAGCCGGCAAAAAGCAGATTATCGCTTTCCGCCAGCGGCTTGTCAACGGCTGCCGCGGTAAGCGGCAGTGCTTTCGATTCACCCGTCAACGGGGCATTATTGACCAGCAAGTTCTCACAGACAACCAGGCGGGCATCGGCGGCGATGCGGTCTCCTTCCGCAACCAGCATGACATCGCCGGGCACCAGTTCTTCGGCAAGAATTTTTTGATTATTTCCTGCCCTTTTGACCAACACCTGGGGGGGCAAGAACTGTTGCAGTGCGGCCATCGCCCGTTCAGCCCTGAACTCCTGGAGAAAACTGAAGCCGGTGTTCAACAGTGAAACACTCAGCAGCGCCCAGCCCATGACATTCATGTTTTCCCCGGGCTGCATGGCATGAGCAACAAAGCAGATCACCGCAGACAGGTTGAGCAGAATGGTAAAAAAATTGGTCAACTGCTTGCCAAGGGTGCGCAGCAGCTGCCAGTGCGCCTTAACTTCGACGCTGTTCGGGCCAACCTCCCGCAGCCGCTCGGCAACTTCCTGCCGGCTGAGACCCTCTTCCCGGCTATGGAGATAATCATAGACGGATGCTGCTGAGATATGCTGAATCTGCTGCGTCTGGATCATAAGCCCCGGTAGATGCCAACATCACACGGCGTGTTTGCAAGAATGCGCTCCAAAGGATGCCTATGGATAATCCTATGTGGTCGTGACCGCTCCGAGGCACCCAGGAGAATCATTCCCGCTTTCATTTTATTCGCCTGGACCATAATTTCACCGGGCCAATCGGCAGACAGGATGACCCGGCCGTCAATTTTAAACTCTGCCGTCGGGCAACCCTGGAGAATTTCGCTGATAATGGTTGCAACATAGGCATGCCCCTCGGCCCGGAGGGTCCGCAGCTGCACAGGGGTGAGATACGCCATCCAAAAACGGTGCACCGTCATAATCCGGACAACGCACACCTCCGATACTTCAGGAAGAAACAGGCGGAAAAATGGCCAAGCTGAGTGAAACTTGCGGGGATGACCCGCTACCGGCAAAAGAAATGAACACGGATTTCCCAGCAGACCGGGCTGCACCACCCGGATTGCCAGAACATGGAAATGGCTGTCCCCCAACAGTTTTTCAGAAACTGTTCCGGCCAGGAAGCCCCGCCGGCCGCCGCGCATCCTGAGACCACAGACCAGCTGATTTTTTTTATCCGGCGGCACCACCTGCTGCAAGGTATGGAAGACATCCCCTCTGAGTGGAACCTGCTGATAACTACTTTGCACCTGCCAGCGGGCGCAGGCCTCTCTGACATAGTCGACTTTACGACTGAGAAGATCAGCGGGCACCTCGGCATCAGCCACGTTGATAATCAGCAGGGTTTTTTCGGCCGAGTGAACGGCAAAACGGATAGCGTATCGAGCAACCCAGTCGCCATTCAGTGAACCATCGTACGCAAAATAGATCATGGTTGCTCCCGGAGACATGGAAAGTAAAACGCATGCACACCCAAGCTGGCAATAATCAAGGCAGCAAACGTATTTTTACTAGTATAATGGGTATACTGGCAGAATCAAGCAGGTGAAGGTAACCTGATGCCGCGATGAAAGGCAAAAAAAATCCCGGTCATCTAATGATGACCGGGATTTTATCCTCTGCCTGGGGATGGTAATGGGAGGCTAATACATCGCCAGATATCTTTTCACTTCCCAATCGGTGACTGCCATGCGGAATTTATCCCACTCTTTCTCCTTGTAGCCCACATATTTCTCAAAAATATGATCGCCCAGCGTTTCCCTGGCAATGGGATTGACCTTCAGGGCCTCAACCGCTTCAATGAGGGAAGCCGGCATATTGTCAATATTGGCCGCTTCCTTTTCCGCCACCGTCATATCAAAAATATTCACATC includes:
- the fetB gene encoding iron export ABC transporter permease subunit FetB: MKVVPLSPFDLSLAAVLILALAILSWPLKLQLGKQLLVGGLRTTVQLLLIGFILKWLFASANPGWLALMAMVMLLAAGREVMRRQQRRLAGWWGFGVGTISLFLSSFSIALFALTMVISIHPWYEPQYAIPLLGMLLGNTMNGISLGLDRLIQTVWQQRQVIEARLLLGEPWSQAVGDVRRDSIRSGLTPVINAMMAAGLVSLPGMMTGQILAGSPPVEAVKYQILIMFLISAGSGFGTLAAVSLAARRLFDHRHRLRLERLTTR
- a CDS encoding nitroreductase family protein, which encodes MKGAISTYIDPERCNGCGRCVTVCPSRAISLVNGKAAITGERSFACGHCAAVCPTDAIRIADLDDQATSFRTFSQDDCWLPPGSTSTADLVHLMRSRRSIRAYQEKTVSRTTLEELVKIGVTAPSGTNSQRWTFTIIPSRSEMIAFGHLVADFYRRLNQLAAKRWLRNLLKIFGRRELAVYYQEYFQTIREGLAEWDDHGIDRLFHGAPAAILVGSRPGASCPQDDALLATQNILLAAHTMGLGTCLIGFAVEAMKREKKIGTALGIPGKEPIYSVIALGYPAVAFQRPAGRKKIVCRYYEIPLSSQESLVSDLRI
- a CDS encoding cation-transporting P-type ATPase — protein: MIQTQQIQHISAASVYDYLHSREEGLSRQEVAERLREVGPNSVEVKAHWQLLRTLGKQLTNFFTILLNLSAVICFVAHAMQPGENMNVMGWALLSVSLLNTGFSFLQEFRAERAMAALQQFLPPQVLVKRAGNNQKILAEELVPGDVMLVAEGDRIAADARLVVCENLLVNNAPLTGESKALPLTAAAVDKPLAESDNLLFAGCSIHKGNGVAVVYATGIRSQFGKLAHLSQAISRSVSPLERATTHMVRILTAVAVIMGGSFFIYGMGTGRPLWVNLVFMMGIIVANVPEGLLPTFTLSLAMGSLRMAKKNVLVKSLNAVEALGAVHVICSDKTGTLTRNQLAITRIAAPLTGDDVASPTEMLEILQHACSSAVVNETDKGFSGDPLDVAVVDRFTEAGGDFAGFSATIVKQYPFDVGLRRAAGIYTAGQTQLFTVKGAWEAIRPQLIGIHSKDGNKPLQADEKVLAQADAVVHRLAAGGLRVIAVAYRHLAGEDSSSKPQEELETELIFSGFLGIEDPIRPEVPASVATCLRAGIDVVMITGDHPDTAMAVAGKCGIVSVRQNAEQLVTGEQLGTMSQQELLEALAGGVRVFARTIPEQKMKIVAAYQEMDRVVAMTGDGVNDAPALKAADVGIAMGVSGTDVARESAHIILLDDNFASIVAGIEEGRTIFDNIRKFTNYVLVSNGPEILPYLLYIVLPVPLALTVIQILSIDLGTDIIPSIALGQEPPQAEVMQKPPRQRHAGLLTPGIILHSYGFLGLLEALWSIALFFYVLLAGGWQYGEKLVADQQLYRSATGIALSTILLMQIGNLVGRRSSMRSGLDRGLVRNRLLLAGIIVQMVFSWVVLYFPPAWKILGTGPVPYTTYLFAWCGIPLIFGLDYLRKKVISVRSRGLPAGN